A window of the Besnoitia besnoiti strain Bb-Ger1 chromosome VI, whole genome shotgun sequence genome harbors these coding sequences:
- a CDS encoding putative ubiquitin conjugating enzyme E2 (encoded by transcript BESB_069400) — protein MSRLARIVYKALALVCGNAISLHDLAGAGAERLSASACITRCHGTRVRNVTIQVLVGATAATTRHCVVSTNVILQRKRLIRDFRKLQTDPPHGVNGAPVGNDIMKWNAVIFGPEDTPWEGGTFQLEMIFSNEYPNRPPLVRFLSKLFHPNVYNDGNICLDILQTQWSPIYDISAILTSIQSLLSDPNPSSPANQEAARLYAENRREYNRRVQQCVNESWAAVPSEATSETKQPSISAAATASTTSSVPDETTATQGGSAVTRVERAGGVSGEQGSEPLSVSEGSSADAPQSPPPRVDTME, from the exons ATGTCCCGTCTCGCTCGCATAGTCTACAAGGCTTTAGCCTTAGTGTGCGGCAACGCCATATCACTTCATGATTTAGCAGGAGCAGGCGCGGAAAGGTTGAGCGCTTCCGCGTGCATCACGCGTTGCCATGGCACCCGTG TACGGAATGTCACCATCCAGGTGCTTGTCGGCGCGACTGCCGCTACCACACGCCACTGCGTTGTGTCTACCAACGTTATTTTGCAGAGGAAGCGGCTGATCCGCGATTTCCGGAAGTTGCAGACGGATCCTCCTCATGGCGTCAATGGCGCACCGGTTGGCAACGACATAATGAAGTGGAATGCGGTGATATTCGGGCCGGAAGATACTCCATGGGAAGGAG GTACTTTTCAGCTGGAAATGATCTTTAGTAACGAGTATCCAAACCGCCCTCCGCTAGTGAGATTCTTGTCCAAGCTCTTCCATCCTAATG TATATAACGATGGCAATATCTGTCTAGATATTCTCCAGACGCAGTGGAGTCCAATCTACGACATTTCAGCCATTCTCACGTCAATCCAG TCACTGCTGAGCGATCCGAACCCAAGCAGTCCGGCTAAccaggaagccgcgcggctctACGCAGAAAACCGGCGCGAATACAATCGACGAGTCCAGCAGTGTGTGAATGAATCCTGGGCTGCGGTCCCTAGTGAGGCGACCAGTGAGACGAAACAACCCTCCATCTCCGCTGCGGCCACCGCAAGTACTACCTCGTCAGTGCCAGACGAGACAACAGCCACACAGGGTGGAAGTGCGGTGACACGTGtggagcgcgccggcggcgtttCCGGTGAGCAAGGTAGTGAGCCTCTGTCAGTTTCAGAAGGCTCTAGCGCAGATGCCCCGCagtcgccgcccccgcgcgtCGACACCATGGAATGA